In the Xanthobacteraceae bacterium genome, AGCTGGTGCTCCAGCTCCACGTCCTTGTATTCGCGCTGATGCACCTGATTGACGACCTCGTGCCAGAGCACGCCGGACTTCATCACGTTGCGTTTTTCGGAGGACGTGACCTTGTTCTTGCGCGCCTTCGCAAGATCGAAGGCCACGCGCGCGATGCGCTCGATTTCGTAGGTGTCGTAGACCTGCGTGTCGATGGCACGCTTCTGACCGTTGCCCAAATCCGTGATCGTCTTCGGCTCGCCGAAATAGACGCCGCCAGTCAGCTCACGCACGATCACGATGTCGAGGTTCTCGACCAGCTCGCGCTTGAGCGACGAAGCGTCGGCCAGCGCCGGATAGCAGATCGCGGGGCGCAGGTTCGCGAACAGCGCGAGATCCTTACGAAGCCGAAGCAAGCCCGCTTCCGGGCGAACGTCGTAAGGCACGCCATCCCATTTCGGGCCGCCGACCGCGCCGAAGATGACCGCATCGGCGGCCATCGCTTTCTTCATGTCGTCTTCGGAGATCGACTTGCCATGCGCGTCGTAGGCCGCGCCGCCAACCAGGCCTTCCTCGATGTTGAAGGTCGCGAGACCGCGCTTCTCGATCCATTCGATCACGCGGCGCGCCTGCGCCATGACTTCGGGACCGATCCCGTCGCCGGGAAGCAAAAGCAGATTGTATGTCGGCATGATTGCTCGCTTACGAAATTAGACGATTAGACAGGGTAACGGGCTTATGCCCACGGCCGCGCGGCGGCGTTCTTCTTCTCGAAGGCGTCGATACTCGCCTTCTTTTCCATCGTGAGGCCGATGCCATCGAGACCGTTCAGCATGCAGTGCTTCTTGAACGGGTCGAGGTCGAACTTGATCGCACCGCCGTCCGGTCCGCGGATTTCCTGCTTCTCGAGGTCGATGGTGAGAGTCGCGTTCGCGCCGCGCGAGGCGTCGTCGAACAGCTTCTCCAGATCGTCCTTGGAGACGACGATGGGAAGCAGTCCGTTCTGGAAGCAGTTGTTGTAGAAAATGTCCGCGAACGAAGTCGAGATCACGCAGCGGATTCCGAAATCCATCAGCGCCCACGGCGCGTGCTCGCGCGAGGAGCCGCAGCCGAAGTTGTCGCCGGCAACGAGAATCTTCGCATCCTTGTAGGCGGCCTGATTCAGCACGAAATCCGGGTTCGCAGAGCCGTCGTCCTTGTAGCGCATCTCCGAGAACAGGCCCTTGCCTAGGCCGGTCCGCTGGATCGTCTTCAGGTACTGCTTCGGGATGATCATATCGGTGTCGATATTGATGATCCGGAGCGGCGCGGCGACGCCGGTGAGGGTCGTGAACTTTTCCATGTCGGCCTGTCCGTAAGGAGCGGATTTGGCCGTTCCTGTCCCACATCGGCCCCATGACGATCAAGGGCCTGCACGTTTTGCTCTAGGAGGGCAGCGATAAGCGCCCTGTTTGCTGGCTTTTTGCGGCCTGTGCCTTCCCGTGGACGCGGGGAGCTACGGCCGCCCGATGCGGCTCGGTCAGGGCCGATCCGCTTCCGCCTCGATGCGTGCCATGTCGTCGTCCGACATGCCGAAGTGATGACCGATCTCGTGCACCAGCACATGCGTCACGATTTCTCCGAGCGTTTGCTCATGCTCGGCCCAGTAATCGAGGATCGGACGGCGGTACAAGAAAATGTGATTGGGCATTCTTCCGGTTTCCGGCACGGCGGAATCCTGCGGCAGGCCGATCCCGGAGAACAGTCCGAGAAGATCGAACGGACTTTCCGCTCTGAGTTCATCGAGCACATCGTCGTCGGGGAAATCCGTTACGCGGATGACGATATCCCTGCACAACCTGCGAAAAGTCTCTGGCAGACGGGCGAAAGCTGTGTCCGCGAGCTGCTCGAAATCGGCGAGCGTGGGCGCGGTTGCGGCGTGCCATTCGGCGGGCTTGTCATTCATGGTGGAAATTTCATCACGCGCGTTAAGGAACCAAACATAATATTGCGCATTTATTGCCTCGGTGGAGCCATGTTCCTGAACCCGGCATGAATGCATAAATCAGGGCGGGTTCACGTCACTCTCCTGAAAATCCGCACATCGGTCCCGCCGCCCCACTGGGGACCGCAAGCAACAATCGAGAGGAAGATTCCAATGTTGAGGAAGTTCGCTCTTGCCGTCGCTGCCGCTGGCGCGCTCGGCCTTGCCGCCACCGCCACGCCGGCTGCCGCCGGCGCGTTCACCGGCCTGAAGGCTCCGTCGGTCGAATCGAACACCATCGACGCGCGCTGTTATCACCGCCGTCACTGGTCCGGCTGGCGCTGCTATCGCCATCACCGCCGCTGGCGCTCGCGCCATCACTGGTAAGCAATTCGATCCGCAAGGATCGGCTTGATGAAACGGGCGCTTCGCAAGAAGCGCCCGTTTTGCATTGCGGCGAACGAACGGCTACCAACACAAGATGAAAAGTTTCCGGCCAGCATTCGCAGCGCTCTCGCTTCTCTCGCTCGCTTTCATTGCGTCGCCCGCGGACAGCGCGCCGCGCAAAGCAACGGTCCCAGGCTTCGACACCAACCTTGTCGATGCGAAGCGCAGCACATGCCATCATCTGCGCTGGTCGTCGCAGCGGCGTTGCACGAGCACGCGGTTGCTGCGCCAGTATTATGCGCGGCGCGCGCGGCCCGATTATCTCCGCGGCGAAACCGGCGTGGTCCATTACGGCCCGCCGTTCCCGTATTACGGCTACATCCCGTACAGCCATTACCGTCCGTACGGATTGTATCGGCCGTACTGGTATCGCCGCCCGTACTGGTATTGAGCGGACGGCGTTTCCGCGGCGATCCTCGTTAAGCAAAAGAACAGAGCGGCCGCATGAGCGTGCCGCGCGCTTTACCATACCGGCTTACCATACCAACGGCTTTCGCTTTCGCGCGCACGCGGCAAACGAAATACTCCCGCGCAACGAAAGGTAAATGGGAAGCCATCAAATGAAGAAATTCGTACTCGCGCTCGCTGCCGTGAGCGCCTTCGGACTCGCGACGTCCGCGCAAGCGCGCGTGACCGCACTCTCTACGCCCGCCGTCGCGCCGAACGCCGTTCGCGCCGACGCGAACTGCACGCCGCGGAAGGTTCGCGGCGAATGGCGCTGCGTCAACGCCTACAACCGCTATGACTATGCGCCGCGCCGCAATTACGTCCGCCGCGACTACCAGCGCCGCTACGAATACGCCGCCGAACGGCAGTATCGCTATGAGCGCGATTACCGCCCGGTCGTGCAGCGCTACAGCTACCAGCCGCAATACAATTACACGCAGCAATATGCCTATCCGGTGCAGCAGCAGGCCGCGCAGCCTTACGCCTACGCAGTCACGACTTACTATTACGTGAGGCAGCAGCCTGCTTATGTGCAGCCGCAGGTGAATTACGCGCCGCGCTACTACACGCAGCCTTACGGCTACGCGCAGCGGCAGTATGGCTATGTGCAGCAGGACTATGACGACGACGCGGGATACAGCTACCGCCATCGCCGTTACGATTATGCGCCGCGCTACTACACCTCGGAGCGGTATCGTTATCACCGCCACCACCAGCATCGCGGGCAGCACCACATGCATCGCCACCCGCACAAGCATCAGCATGTGCACAATCATCCGCATAAGCACCCGCACAACAAGAAGAAGCACTGGCACTAAGCGGACGGCATAAGCTCAAAACGAAACGGGCGCTCTTTGGAGCGCCCGTTTTGCTTTCAGGGATTGCCGAAACGCTTTAGTGCTTCGGCCACTGGCGTACATCGACGAAGTGACCGGCAATCGCCGCCGCCGCCGCCATCGCGGGCGACACAAGATGCGTGCGGCCCTTGTAGCCCTGACGGCCCTCGAAGTTACGGTTCGAGGTCGAGGCGCAGCGTTCTTCCGGTTTCAGCTTGTCCGGGTTCATGGCAAGGCACATCGAGCAGCCCGGCTCGCGCCATTCAAAGCCCGCGGCCTTGAAAATCTTGTCGAGGCCCTCCTGCTCGGCCTGCGCTTTGACCAGGCCCGAACCCGGCACGATCATCGCGCTCACCGCATCGTGGACCTTCTTGCCGTCCACGATCTTCGCTACCACGCGAAGGTCTTCGATGCGCCCGTTGGTGCAGGAGCCGATGAAGATCTTGTCGAGCCGGATGTCGGTGATCTTCGTCCCCGCTTTCAGGCCCATGTAATCGAGCGCGCGCTGCTTCGCGATGCGCTGGTTCTCGTCGGCGAGCTTCGCCGGATCCGGCACGACGCCGGCGATGGAAACGACGTCTTCCGGGCTGGTGCCCCACGAAACGATGGGCGGCAGCGCCGCACCGTCGAGCTTCACTTCGCGGTCGAAATGCGCACCTTCGTCCGAGTAGAGCGTTTCCCAGTAGCGCATGGCCGCGTCCCACGCCTCGCCTTTCGGCGAACGCGGACGGCCCTTGAGATATTCGTAGGCCTTCTCGTCGGGCGCGACTAACCCTGCGCGCGCGCCGCCTTCGATCGTCATGTTGCAGACGGTCATGCGGCCTTCCATCGTCAGCGCGCGCATCGCTTCGCCCGCGAATTCGATGACCGAGCCGGTGCCGCCCGCGGTGCCGATCTCGCCGATGATGGCGAGGATGATGTCCTTCGCGCCGACGCCTTCCGGCAGCTTGCCGTCCACCGTCACGCGCATGTTCTTCGCTTTTTTCTGGATCAGCGTCTGCGTCGCCAGCACATGCTCGACTTCGGACGTACCGATGCCATGCGCGAGCGCGCCGAACGCGCCGTGCGTCGAGGTGTGGCTGTCACCGCATACGATCGTCGTGCCCGGCAGCGTGAAGCCCTGTTCCGGTCCGATGATGTGGACGATGCCCTGACGGCGGTCATGCTCGTCGAAATAATCGACGCCGAATTCCTTGGCGTTCGCGGCGAGCGCTTCCACCTGCGTGCGCGATTCCGGATCGGCGATGCCCTTGGAGCGGTCGGTGGTCTGGATGTTGTGGTCGACCACGGCGAGCGTCTTTTCCGGCGCGTGAACCTTGCGGCCCGCCATGCGCAGGCCTTCGAACGCCTGCGGGCTGGTCACCTCATGCACGAGGTGGCGGTCGATGTAGAGCAGGCAGGTGCCGTCCGGCTGCTGATCGACGAGATGATCGTCCCAGATTTTATCGTAGAGAGTGCGCGGTTTCATAGTCGTTGGCTCTTGGCTAAGTCTGATGGAAGCGGGTGAGAGTTTACGCGCGAAAGCGCGAACAGCCGCTTAAAGCGCCGCCTGGATCGAGGCGGTCAGCCGCCCGAAGAAACGGCCCGGCAGCCGCGCATGATCGCGCAGCACGACGCGGCACAGCGGGCGCGCTGCGCCCGTGTTTTCCGCAAGTTCCGTGGTCCGTTTCGTCGGCATGGCCGTGATATAGCGCTGCCCCGTAGCCCCCGCAAACTATCCCAGTTCGACGAGCACGATCTCCGGCGGCACGCCGAAACGGACCGGCAGGAAGGTGCAGCCCAGCCCGCCCGATACGACGAGGTGCCGGTTGGCCTCGACGACATGGCCGTAGGCATAGCGCTGGCCGTAGCGGGACGGCACCACCGCTGCGCCGTAGAAGGGGAACCGCACCTGCCCGCCATGGGTGTGCCCGCAAAGCGTGAGCGCAATGCGTTCAGACACCTGCGGAAAAATATCCGGCTCATGCGCAAGCAGAATGGCGGGCGCATTATCCGTGATCGCACGCATGGTTTTCGGCAGATCGTCCACGCCCTGAAAACGGCGCGGGCCTTTCGGGATTGCGATCTGATCGCCGAGACCCGCAAGCCAGAATTCGAAACCGTCCGGCGCTTTCAGTTTGCGCGCTTCGTTTTCGAGAACCGGAATCCGGTTGCCTGCAAGCCCGCGGCGCACTTCTTCCGCGCCGGTCCACCAGTCATGGTTGCCGAGCACCGCGAAGGTACCGAGCGGCGCTTCGAGTTTTGCAAGCACGGCGCTCCACGCTTCGACCGGAATTTCGGTTGTCCCGAAACGATGGATGGCGGAGACGTAATCGCCGAGCAACACGATCAGGTCGGGCTTCAGCGTGTTCGCCGCGCGCACGATCTCCTCGATCCGCGAAAGCGGCATCCACGGATCGCAGGCATGCAGGTCGGCGAGCGCCGCGATGCGCAGCGGCCGCGCGAGCTTCGGCCAACGCGGCGGCGTGAAGCGGTAGGTCGTGGTGACAAGCCGGTAGCGCGGCTCGATGGCGAACGCATAGGAGAAAAGCCCCGCACCCGCAGCAGCCGTACCGCCGAGCAGGCGAAGAAAAGCGCGCCGCGAAAACATGAAGCGTTATTCCGAAACGTTTTCCAGAATGATCATCGCCCCGCGCGTGAGTTGCGCGGATACTTTCCGGCCTTCGTCATCGGTGAATTTCGTGGTGGCGCGGATGGTGCCGCCTTTGATCTTCTCCACCAGCCGCGCCTTCAGCAGTACGGTGGTGCCGAGGCGAATTTCGATCTGCCGCCCGACATGGCGCTCGGTGAAGCTCTCGAACTTGTCGATCGCGCCGGGCGCGAGTTCGATCAGCACCACGACTTCGTTCGTGGTCTTGTCGCGGTCCACGGAGGAAGCCTGCACTTCGAGGCTGACGGTTTCCGCACGCGCCGGAAATGCGCATGCGCCCGCCAAAAGGAGCGCGATCAAAACCGTCCGAAGCTGCGCGAGAACATGCATCGTCTATCCAAACGCCTCTGCTGCAATCGGGTTGCCTGCACGCAATAAACAAAAAGGCCGGCGGAAATGCGCCGGCCTTTTGTGTTCGTGGTGAGCGAAGGCTTACTTCTTGCCGCCGCCCTTGGCAGCGCGCGTTGCCGCCTGCGCCTTCGGCTTTTCCTTCTTGACCTTCTCGGCCTTCGGCTGGGCAGCCTTGATCGCCGCGGCTTCGGCGTCGAGCGCGGCAGCAGCCGCGTCCTGACGCTCGACGATGCGGGCGCGCTTGCCCTCGAGATCGCGCAGGTAATAGAGCTTCGCGCGGCGAACCTTGCCGCGGCGCACGACGTCGATGGAATCGATGTTCGGCGAATAGATCGGGAACACGCGCTCGACGCCTTCGCCGTACGAAATCTTGCGCACCGTGAAGCTCTCCTGGAGGCCGCCGCCGGTACGCGCGATGCACACGCCTTCATAGGCCTGCACGCGGGTACGCTCGCCTTCCTTGATGCGGACGTTCACGATCAGCGTGTCGCCCGGCTGGAACTTCGGTACCGGCTTGCCGCCGGTAACGCGTGCGATTTCTTCTTTTTCGATGGTCTGAATGAGGTTCATGACAGTAGCTCCGCGCCGCTCAAATCCGGCGCCGGGAAGTGAATTCCATAACGGGATGGGCGGGGTCTATAGGCGAAGAATCGAGGCTTGTCATGCCTTTTTGCCCCCTTTTTGGCCCCACAGGTCGGGCCTGCGGGCGGCCGTGAGGCGTTCGGCCTGTTCCCTGCGCCAGGCGGCCACTTTCGCGTGGTCCCCGGAGGTCAGGATGTCCGGAATCGGCACCCCTTCGAAGGCCTGCGGCCGGGTGTACTGGGGGTATTCGAGGAGGCCGTCGGAGAAGCTCTCGTCCGTCCCCGAAGCCTCGTCCCCCATCACCCCCGGAAGCAACCGGACGCAGGCGTCCAGCAGCACGAAGGCCCCGACCTCGCCCCCCGACAGCACGTAGTCCCCGACCGAGACTTCCTCGAGATTGCGGGCGGCGATGATGCGCTCGTCCACGCCCTCGAAGCGGCCGCAGACGATGACGACGCCCGGACCCTTGGCGAGGCCACAAACTTTCTCCTGCGTCAGCGGCACGCCGCGCGGACTCATGAGGAGCCGCGGGCGCGGATCATCCGCGGGCGAAGCCGCGTCGATGGCCTTGGCGAGAATGTCGGCGCGCATGACCATGCCCGGCCCGCCACCGGAAGGCGTGTCGTCCACGGTGCGGTGTTTGTCGGTCGCTTGAGCGCGAATGTCTTGCGCGTCGAGCGACCAAATTTGATTCGAGAGCGCCTTGCCCGCGAGCGAAATCCCAAGCGGCCCCGGAAACATTTCGGGAAACAGCGTGAGGATGGAAGCGCGCCAGGTCATTTCGATTTCGCCTTCGGCTCATCGAACAATCCCGGCGCCGGAACGATCACCACGCGTCCTGCTTCTACATCCACTTCCGGCACGAACTCGTCGATGAACGGAATCAGCGTACCGGATTTCTTCGGCGGCTCCGCGACTTCGATGAGATCGCTCGCGCCGTAATTGCGGACCGCGATCACGACGCCGTAATTTTTCCCGGACTTGTCCTCCACGCGCAGCCCGATCAGGTCCGCGTGATAGAACTCGCCGTCCGCTTCAATCTTGGGAAGTTTGTCGCGCGCAACGAACAGTTCGATGTTCGTGAGCAGTTCGGAAGCGTTGCGGTCGTTCACGCCCGCGAGCTTCGCGACGAAGTGGCCCTTGGCCGTACGAAGCGAGGCAACACGAAACTTCTTCGTGCCGTCCTCGCTTTCCAGTTCGCCAAAGCCGAGGACCGCGTCCGGGTCTTGCGTGAAGACCTGCAATCGCACTTCGCCGCGCAGGCCGTGCGCGGCGCCGATTTTCGCGACGCAGACGCGATCCGTCATCTAGTCTTACGCAGCCGGAGCGGCAGCGGGAGCAGCGCCTTCCGCGGGAGCGGCGGCTTCCTTCTTCGGCTTCGCCTTCTGCGGGTTGTTGCGCGGCGTGCGCTTGGCAATGCCGGCGGCGTCGAGGAAGCGCAGGATGCGATCCGACGGCTGCGCGCCCTTCGAGATCCAGTGCTTGATGCGCTCCAGTTCGAGCTTCACACGCTCCGGAGAATCCTTCGGCTTCTTCGGGTCGTAGGTGCCGACGCGTTCGATGAAGCGGCCATCGCGCGGGAAGCGCGAGTCGGCGACGACGAGGCGGTAGAACGGGCGCTTCTTGGTGCCCGCGCGGGAAAGACGGATAACGACGGCCATTGTTTAGTCCTTTCGTGACTACTTTTTCTTGAGTGGGTTCATGCCGCCCAGTCCCGGCAGGCCCGGAAACTTCGACGGCAGGTTGGAGAGACCGGGAAACTGCGCAGGCAGCTTGCCTGCGTCCGGCATTTTCTCGGCGAGTTTCTTCATTTCTTCGGGCGATGGCATTTGCGGCGCGCTGCCGATGCCCAGCATGTTGCCGAGGCCGGCGAGCATTCCGCCGCCCCTGCCGCCGCGGCTCATGGACTTCATCACGTCGGCCATCTGCCGGTGCATTTTCAGGAGCCGGTTGATTTCCTCGACCTTCGCGCCGGAGCCGGCCGAGATGCGCCGCTTGCGCGAGGCTTTGAGCAGGTCCGGGTTGCGGCGCTCTTTCGGCGTCATCGAGTCGATGATCGCCTTCTGGCGCTTCAGCAGATTGTCGTCGAGGTTCACGTTCGCCATCTGGTTCTTCAACTTGGCGACGCCGGGCATCATGCCCATCAGGCCAGACAATCCGCCGAGCTTCGACATCTGGTCGAGTTGCTCGCGCAGGTCGGAGAGGTCGAACGCGCCCTTGCGCATCTTCTCGGCGGTCGCCTGCATCTTGGCGGCGTCGAGATTCTCGGCGGCCTTTTCGACGAGGCCGACCACGTCGCCCATGCCGAGGATGCGTCCGGCAATGCGCGACGGATCGAAGTCTTCCAGCGCGTCGAGTTTTTCGCCGACGCCGATCAGCTTGATCGGCTTGCCGGTGACGGCGCGCATGGAAAGTGCGGCACCGCCGCGTCCATCGCCGTCTACGCGCGTCAGCACGATGCCGGTGACAGCTAACTTCGCGTCGAACGCGCGCGCGGTGTTCACCGCGTCCTGGCCGGTCAGCGCGTCGGCAACGAGGAGGATTTCGTGGGGCTTCGCAATCGCGGCGACGTCCGCCGCCTCCTGCATCAGTTCTTCATCGACGGTGACGCGGCCCGCGCTGTCGAGCATCAGCACGTCATAGCCGCCGCGCCGCGCTTCGGAGAGAGCGCGCTTGGTGATCGTGACTGCGTTCTCGCCTTCGACGATGGCGAGCGTATCGACGCTCACCTGCTTGCCGAGCACGGCGAGTTGTTCTTGCGCGGCCGGACGGCGCGTATCCAAGGACGCCATCAGGACCTTCTTCTTCATCCGGTCCTTGAGGCGCTTCGCGATCTTGCCGGTCGAAGTGGTTTTGCCCGAACCCTGCAGGCCGACCATCAGGATCGCGACCGGCGGTGCGGCGGCGAGGTCGATCGGCTTCGCATCGGAGCCGAGCACCGCGACCAGTTCGTCGTGAACGATCTTCGCGACCATTTGGCCCGGCGTGATCGAGCGGATCACTTCCGCGCCGACTGCGCGCGCGCTCACCTTCTCGACGAAGGCACGCGCCACTTCGAGCGAGACGTCCGCTTCGAGCAGTGCCTGACGCACTTCGCGCATGGCTTCGCTAACGTCGCTCTCGCTGAGCGAGCCGCGGCCGCGAAGCCTGTCGAGTACGCCGCCAAGGCGGCCGGTCAGGTTCTCGAACATCCGTCTTCCGTTAGCCCCGTCCTGAGGAACGATCCGAAAGGATCGCATCTCGGAGGGCGAGGCTCGTTTCTCATCCTTCGAGACGCGGGCTGCGCCCGCTCCTCAGGATGAGGCCGTCTTGTTTGGGCATGACCTGATCCGAAAACCGGTACCCACTTTTCGGGGGTCATGCCTTCGCCAAACGCCGTTCGCCCCCGAGGGCGCAACGCGCTGTCGGGGGGTGACCTCCGGGTTCAAAGTCCCGGTCAGCCGCGAGGAAGTCTCGCCGGTCGATTGGTGGCAGGACGACTAGGGGTGGACCGTGGCCAAGTCAAGGAAATGCAGGGGTTAGCGCCTTGTGGCGGTTCCAATCCCCTGATTCCGCCCCTGATTTCGTTTGACGGCGGCAGACTGCGCCCGGACGATCCCGAAAAAGGAGGAACCGATGCCCGCCCGCCTGCTCGCCATCGTCCTGTTGCTGGCTGCCCCGTTCGCGGCGCAGGCCCGCGAACCCTGGCAGATCGGCCATGGACCGTTCCTCACCGCAGCGGACGTCAGCGCCCACAACAAATTCCCGCAGGACATGGCGGACATCCGCGCGCTGCTCGCTGGCGAAAAACCGGACTGGGCAGGTGCGCTTTCGCTCTATGCCTACGGCCGCCACTTCAAGGCCCATTCGGTCGCGCGCTTCGCCGACAACTACAACGGCCGCCTCGACAGCTACCTGCCTGTGTCGGCGAAGCACTATGGCAGCGCCTCGTTCCAGAACGCATTCCTGTTCGCGGCGCTCGCCAATACCGGGCGCTTTGCCCGCGCCAGCGAAGCGGAACGCAAGGCCGCGCTCGACGCAGGCATGACCGCACTCCTGATCAATTACGCGCGCTACGAACTCGGCGAAGCGCAACGCAAGGCAAGCGCGACGCAGCCGAACTGGTCGTTGCAGAACGGCGCACCGAAAAACTGGAGCGAAGCCTTCGCTTTCTATTACGGCCCCGAAGGCAAGCACGGCGCATTCGAGGCGATTGCCGCGTTACCGAACGGCGAGCGCCTGAACGCGCGCATCCTGCAAGCGCTCGCCGATGGCCAGCCCGACTTGCTCCGGCAGAAATGGCCGCAGGAAGCGGCCGACGAATTGGCCGCCGCGCTAAACGTTGCAAGCATCGCCCTGTTCCGGAACGCGCTGGAAGCCGCCGACAAGGCAGACGACGCCGGCTTGGCGCTCATGCGCGCCCGCGCGGCGGGATTCTGGCTGGCCGCTGGCGAGCCGATCCTGCGTACCGACCGCCGCGCGCCGATGGTCGAGAAAGCGCTGACCGGCACACCCGACCGCGAGGCGATCAAGGCCGCCCTCGCCGTGATTGCTCCCCTGCCCGGCGAATAGCGCCACGGCTGGCTATCGCGCCGGCAATCGCCATATAAGGCCGGTACAAGCTGTACCGGCCCGGACATGAGCGCACTTCTGAACCGCCCCTTCGTGAAGATGAACGGCATCGGCAACGACATCGTCGTGCTCGATCTGCGCGCCGATTCCGCGCCCGTGACGGAGGCCGACGCACGCGCGATTGCGCGCAAGGATGCCATCCCCTTCGACCAGCTCATGGTGCTATACCCGCCCCGCGCGTCCGGCACCGACGCCTTCGTGCGCATCTACAATTCCGACGGCTCGGAGGCAGGCGCCTGCGGCAACGGCATGCGCTGCGTGGTTTCTCGTGACGTGAAACAGACCGGCAAGCACGACTTCATTTATGAAACACGCGCCGGGCTGATCCCCGCACATTTCGAGAACGAGAACACGATCACCGTCGACATGGGCAAGCCGCGCTTCGACTGGCGCGACATCCCGCTCGCGGAGGAATTCCGCGACACGCGCATGATCGAATTGCAGATCGGTCCCATCGACGCGCCGGTTCTGCACTCGCCGTCCGTCGTCTCGATGGGCAACCCGCACGCGGTGTTCTGGGTCGATGACCCCTACGCCTACGATCTGGAGAAGCTCGGACCGCTTCTCGAAAATCACCCCGTGTTTCCGCAGCGCGCCAACATCTCGCTCGCACACGTGAAGGACCGCGAGAATATTGCGATGCGCACATGGGAGCGCGGCGCGGGGCTGACGCGCGCCTGCGGCTCGGCGGCCTGCGCGGTTGCCGTCTCGGCTGCGCGCACCAAGCGCACGGGACGCCAGGTGCATCTCGTGCTGCCGGGCGGCGAACTCGACATCGAATGGCGCGAGAGCGACGACCATGTGCTGATGACCGGCCCGGTCGAATTCGAATTCGAAGGCGTGCTCGACGCCAAGATCCTGAACACGGCACCGGCGGCGTAATGTCCGTCGAAGTCGTCACCTTCGGCTGCCGGCTCAACATCACCGAGTCGGAAACCATCCGCCGCCACGCGGAAGCAGCAAAGCTCGAAAACACGATCATCGTGAATTCCTGCGCCGTCACCGGCGAAGCGGTGCGGCAGGCGCGCCAGCAAATCCGCCGCATGAAGCGCGAACGGCCAAACGTGCAGATCGTCGTCACCGGCTGCGCCGCGCAGACGGAAAGCGAGACCTTCGCCGCGATGCCGGAAGTGGCGCGCGTGATCGGCAATGCGCGCAAGCTCGATGCCGGAACATGGCGCGAACCATTCGGCGCGCTCGAAAAAGTGCAGATCGACGACCTCGATTCAATCCGCGAGACCGCGCTGCATCTGGTCGATGGTTTCGAAGGCCACACCCGCGCTTTCGTGCAGATCCAGAACGGTTGCGACCATCGCTGCACTTTCTGCATCATTCCCTATGGCCGCGGCCCATCGCGCTCAGTCGGCGCAGGCGAAGTGGTTTCGCAAATCCGCGCGCTCGCGGAACGCGGCTACCGCGAGGTCGTGCTGACCGGCGTCGATCTCACCTCATGGGGCAACGATCTTCCCGGCGCGCCGAAGCTCGGCATGCTGGTGCGGCAAATCCTGAAGCATGTTCCCGAATTGCCGCGCCTTCGCATTTCCTCCATCGACTCCATCGAGATCGACGAAGACTTCATGCGCGCGCTGGCCGAGGAAGAACGCCTCATGCCGCACCTGCATCTCTCCTTGCAGGCGGGCGACGATCTCATCTTGAAGCGCATGAAGCGCCGCCATCTCACACGCGACGCCGTCCGTTTCACGGATGCGGCGCGCCGCCTGCGGCCCGGCATCGTGTTCGGCGCGGATTTCATCGCGGGCTTCCCGACCGAAACCGAAACGCATTTCGCAAACACACTGCAACACATCGAAGACTGCGGCCTCGCCTTCCTTCACGTCTTCCC is a window encoding:
- the leuB gene encoding 3-isopropylmalate dehydrogenase — protein: MPTYNLLLLPGDGIGPEVMAQARRVIEWIEKRGLATFNIEEGLVGGAAYDAHGKSISEDDMKKAMAADAVIFGAVGGPKWDGVPYDVRPEAGLLRLRKDLALFANLRPAICYPALADASSLKRELVENLDIVIVRELTGGVYFGEPKTITDLGNGQKRAIDTQVYDTYEIERIARVAFDLAKARKNKVTSSEKRNVMKSGVLWHEVVNQVHQREYKDVELEHQLADALGMQLVRNPKQFDVIVTDNLFGDMLSDVAAMLTGSLGMLPSASLGEVDSKTKKRRALYEPVHGSAPDIAGRGMANPIAMIGSLGMALRYSFGMGKVADQIEEAISNVLAAGHRTADIRGNATKIVSTQDMGDAILAELDKLA
- the rplS gene encoding 50S ribosomal protein L19, producing the protein MNLIQTIEKEEIARVTGGKPVPKFQPGDTLIVNVRIKEGERTRVQAYEGVCIARTGGGLQESFTVRKISYGEGVERVFPIYSPNIDSIDVVRRGKVRRAKLYYLRDLEGKRARIVERQDAAAAALDAEAAAIKAAQPKAEKVKKEKPKAQAATRAAKGGGKK
- a CDS encoding metallophosphoesterase, translating into MFSRRAFLRLLGGTAAAGAGLFSYAFAIEPRYRLVTTTYRFTPPRWPKLARPLRIAALADLHACDPWMPLSRIEEIVRAANTLKPDLIVLLGDYVSAIHRFGTTEIPVEAWSAVLAKLEAPLGTFAVLGNHDWWTGAEEVRRGLAGNRIPVLENEARKLKAPDGFEFWLAGLGDQIAIPKGPRRFQGVDDLPKTMRAITDNAPAILLAHEPDIFPQVSERIALTLCGHTHGGQVRFPFYGAAVVPSRYGQRYAYGHVVEANRHLVVSGGLGCTFLPVRFGVPPEIVLVELG
- the leuD gene encoding 3-isopropylmalate dehydratase small subunit, which produces MEKFTTLTGVAAPLRIINIDTDMIIPKQYLKTIQRTGLGKGLFSEMRYKDDGSANPDFVLNQAAYKDAKILVAGDNFGCGSSREHAPWALMDFGIRCVISTSFADIFYNNCFQNGLLPIVVSKDDLEKLFDDASRGANATLTIDLEKQEIRGPDGGAIKFDLDPFKKHCMLNGLDGIGLTMEKKASIDAFEKKNAAARPWA
- the leuC gene encoding 3-isopropylmalate dehydratase large subunit produces the protein MKPRTLYDKIWDDHLVDQQPDGTCLLYIDRHLVHEVTSPQAFEGLRMAGRKVHAPEKTLAVVDHNIQTTDRSKGIADPESRTQVEALAANAKEFGVDYFDEHDRRQGIVHIIGPEQGFTLPGTTIVCGDSHTSTHGAFGALAHGIGTSEVEHVLATQTLIQKKAKNMRVTVDGKLPEGVGAKDIILAIIGEIGTAGGTGSVIEFAGEAMRALTMEGRMTVCNMTIEGGARAGLVAPDEKAYEYLKGRPRSPKGEAWDAAMRYWETLYSDEGAHFDREVKLDGAALPPIVSWGTSPEDVVSIAGVVPDPAKLADENQRIAKQRALDYMGLKAGTKITDIRLDKIFIGSCTNGRIEDLRVVAKIVDGKKVHDAVSAMIVPGSGLVKAQAEQEGLDKIFKAAGFEWREPGCSMCLAMNPDKLKPEERCASTSNRNFEGRQGYKGRTHLVSPAMAAAAAIAGHFVDVRQWPKH
- the trmD gene encoding tRNA (guanosine(37)-N1)-methyltransferase TrmD — encoded protein: MTWRASILTLFPEMFPGPLGISLAGKALSNQIWSLDAQDIRAQATDKHRTVDDTPSGGGPGMVMRADILAKAIDAASPADDPRPRLLMSPRGVPLTQEKVCGLAKGPGVVIVCGRFEGVDERIIAARNLEEVSVGDYVLSGGEVGAFVLLDACVRLLPGVMGDEASGTDESFSDGLLEYPQYTRPQAFEGVPIPDILTSGDHAKVAAWRREQAERLTAARRPDLWGQKGGKKA
- a CDS encoding metallopeptidase family protein, with translation MNDKPAEWHAATAPTLADFEQLADTAFARLPETFRRLCRDIVIRVTDFPDDDVLDELRAESPFDLLGLFSGIGLPQDSAVPETGRMPNHIFLYRRPILDYWAEHEQTLGEIVTHVLVHEIGHHFGMSDDDMARIEAEADRP